A stretch of the Geovibrio thiophilus genome encodes the following:
- a CDS encoding CsgG/HfaB family protein — protein MRRVILLALAAAVAGCTGGGPNVDPMSAQVSSADAEMVVIPEVCKSYYKFDKPRVAVAQFMNNTSYGKMTAANTSFAGKSTTKRTSAGVAGVVVAPGAVGVGHVGASKTDVTSSGQVDTYMREVAPKIGEYAQSATENIVANIGGMSIFDRSSLESILSEQKFQMAIADPDTAVRAGKLAGVQYIFAGTVDSISAKYIAPDNNKTSDTGNAWANLALALGKAAANTQTGWIVNIEMTVKMIEVETGQVIINTKVKGREVAGGGQGLNPELIAEAAKKAMGEAIDDVKPDLSQRFSPKGYIKQIRGNKTLALVNMGSDAGVKSGEKLEAYEFIEISDPFTGQKSCNMAKIPVELTISDQIAQDQAWAKIDGKPEALARVKTGSIIKREKLEGQSMFKKMF, from the coding sequence ATGAGAAGAGTTATTTTACTTGCCCTTGCGGCGGCAGTCGCGGGCTGTACAGGAGGGGGACCCAATGTGGATCCGATGTCTGCTCAGGTTAGCTCGGCAGATGCAGAGATGGTTGTTATCCCCGAAGTATGCAAAAGTTATTACAAGTTTGACAAGCCCAGAGTCGCTGTCGCTCAGTTTATGAACAACACTTCATATGGAAAAATGACTGCGGCTAACACAAGCTTCGCGGGCAAGTCCACAACCAAGCGCACCAGTGCCGGCGTTGCAGGAGTGGTTGTTGCTCCCGGAGCAGTCGGAGTAGGTCATGTGGGAGCTTCCAAGACTGATGTTACGTCTTCAGGTCAGGTTGATACCTACATGAGGGAAGTTGCGCCGAAGATAGGCGAATACGCCCAGTCAGCGACGGAAAACATTGTGGCTAACATAGGCGGAATGAGCATCTTTGACAGATCAAGCCTTGAAAGCATACTCAGCGAACAGAAATTTCAAATGGCAATAGCCGATCCTGATACAGCAGTCAGGGCAGGCAAGCTTGCCGGCGTTCAGTATATTTTCGCAGGCACTGTGGACAGCATAAGCGCCAAATACATTGCTCCGGACAACAATAAAACCTCTGATACCGGCAATGCGTGGGCTAACCTTGCTCTTGCTTTAGGTAAAGCCGCCGCTAATACCCAGACAGGCTGGATCGTCAATATTGAAATGACTGTAAAGATGATCGAAGTTGAAACCGGTCAGGTTATAATCAACACTAAAGTCAAAGGTCGCGAAGTTGCGGGCGGAGGGCAGGGTCTTAACCCCGAACTCATAGCAGAAGCCGCTAAAAAAGCCATGGGCGAAGCCATAGACGATGTTAAGCCCGATCTTTCCCAGAGATTTTCCCCAAAAGGCTACATAAAGCAGATACGAGGCAATAAGACTCTCGCTCTTGTTAACATGGGCAGCGACGCTGGAGTAAAATCAGGGGAGAAGCTTGAGGCTTACGAATTCATAGAAATCTCCGATCCGTTTACAGGGCAGAAGTCATGCAATATGGCAAAAATTCCAGTGGAGCTGACTATCTCCGATCAGATAGCTCAGGATCAGGCATGGGCTAAAATAGACGGTAAACCCGAAGCCCTCGCCAGAGTTAAAACAGGCTCTATCATCAAGCGTGAAAAGCTTGAAGGTCAGAGCATGTTCAAGAAGATGTTTTAA